From the genome of Bos indicus x Bos taurus breed Angus x Brahman F1 hybrid chromosome 19, Bos_hybrid_MaternalHap_v2.0, whole genome shotgun sequence:
tttactttctgtcaagGGGATCAGAAAGGACTGATCTCAAGGAGCAGAACAAACAGGCAGGGAGCAAACCTGAGCTGAGCCCCTGGTCGGGTGGAAGGCAGTTGCAAGGCAGGAGGaagccagtgtgtgtgtggggtcccCTCTTCTGCTGGTTGGTGACTGTTCTGTGGGGACAGCCTCCAGGGAGGCAAGACAGAAAGCAGACGAGTAGGGCGCAGTCTCAGTAGAGCGGCCCTGCAAACTGAGCTTCCTCCCATTCTCGACTCTTCCCTGTGCCTGACCCCGGGGACCCGCCGCCCCCCACCATGCTCTAGGGGTTCGGTGCAGCGTTCCTGTGGTCCCACCTAAGGGTGCGCACGAGGTCGGCGGCACCAGCATCTTTCAACGGCTTCCCCAACGACAGTTGTCACAGGAAACAGAAGGTGGTGGAGATGGGGAAGCAACAACTTGGGTTTCAAGCAGCGAAACAAGCCCTCTTTCCTTCGAAAGCACCGTGACCCATCTTCAGCAAGACGGGCTGGCGGGGGGCGACCTTAGCAGCTCCTCTCTGTGGGTGGGGACCCCCTTCTTCCTCTATTTCGACCACAGGATCCCTTCAGTCCCGTGCCACTTGTGGTTCCCATACATGGGGACACAGACAAGCCAGTTCTGAGATCACCTATGAGGGCGAGGTGCACAGGCCTGACCATGCTCCTGTGACCCCCACTATCCTCAAGAGGGCTCGTCATCTGAGCCCCCTGCGAGGCTCATCACACATCGGTTATGCAGAAGAATGCAGGCGAAGGCAAACACCCCTGACGCCCACGAGTGGCAGGAAATCACAACAGGGCACAAAAAGGTAGGGAGCGGCTTGGGGCTGGGAACGCACCGCTCAGCGTCAGGCTCTCCCAAGGCAGGCAGCGCGCTTCTGCCTGTGCTCTGCTGAGCAGGGGAATTCAGCTGCAGAGGAAAGCAGCGCCTGCAGTCAAGTCTGTTCTGCAGTCCCTCTGGGCTCAGtgcggggaggtggggggtgcaTCTCCAACCCTCCTGGTCTCCCAAGGGATTAAGAACCATTCTCGCAGGATGGCAGAGTTACAGAAACCTCAGGCAGGAGGCGTGTTCTCCGCTCGAATCCTGACCGCTAACTCCTGCTTACTGCCACCTCACCCTTGGTACCATCCACCTTCCCCCACCTCTCCCTTCACCAGCACGATTAGAGAACACGAGCTGCTGTTTATGGTCAATACCCAGAGGAGGCCCTTGAACGCAGACCTTGAACAACACCCAACACAGAGGAGATGGAgggaaagagttttaaaaagcgGAATTTGCGGAGGCCGTTAGGTCTCACTGCCCCATTTCCTGGGGGCACACGCTGACGTGTGAAATGATTACTGAACAGCTGGAGGCCCAAGAAAAGTGGGCACATCAAAGGCTCTCCTTCCCAAGGCTCAGCTACAGAAATAACTCATTTCCTCACCTCTAAGCTTACAGATGTTGGAAGATGACACAGGAGCCCTGGTGACGTTTATAGACAGTGTGGACATGTCATTGCGGATACCCAGAGGAGGCTGTGGCTGTTACATAATTCCACAGATGAAAGGAACATGATCCGAACCATTTCAAGGTTCAAGGACTAACCTGATCAATCATgaggggaaggggcttccctggtggctgaggggtaaagaatctgcctgccgatgtaggagacgagggtttgatccctgatctgggaagatcccacatgccctggagcagctaagccagtgacccacagctactgagctctagatcccatgagccgcaactactgaagcccgcgcatcctagagcctgcactccactgcagcaagagaagtcactgcaatgagaagtccaagcACCACAGTTAGTGAGTAGCCCCTTGCtggtcacaactagagaaaagcccgtgtagAAACGAAGATccaacacaccaaaaaaaaaaaaaaaaaaaattacgagGTGAAGAAGGGGTCCTTGGAGTCACACACGAATGGCACAGGACCTTGGTGTGAGGGTTTTAGTCAGCTCTTCTCAGAGGTGCTTTCTTATCCATCACATCACAACTCAGGAGAGACAGGGGAGCGTGGATCCCCAGGGAACTGCAAAGCAGGGCAGTTGTTTAAGGTCAGGGACTTTCAGGAAAGAGGACTTTGCTACTTAAGGCAGTGCTGCCTTTTCCTGGGATACTTAGCAGCACTGGGATACTTGGTAGAAACATGAATCAATCATTTGATTATTCCAATCCTCCAGTCCTTCAACTATTCACCCAGGCAAGAGGACTCCGTGATGGAACCATGACCAATCTTCTATAACACAAAGAAGATAAACTGAGTGTATGTGTGAGGGTATCACAGACCCACAACAGTGAGAAATCTGTCATTGTAATTGCTCTAATTATAGGCTCCAGCAAACCACAAGTGGAGGTCTCCGCGTGCGTTCTCTGCCTCTTACACCATCCAAGACTATAAAAGTTGTGCAACATAAAGTTCAGCTAAGAAGTGAAGTGGTTTCAAACTGCTGAGTGGAGCAAAACCCAGAGTCAGCGGCCCTCATGCATATGAACTGACCTCACAGTTTGCAAGAGACAGCAGCCCTGAGATAAAAATAAGGGGCAAGAAAGTCCATTTTGTGTTACTGACTGCTCTCTGATCAACATGTAAAGAGTTAACAAATCTGactctcatcctctgttcacCATGGCTTGCTGCTGACTTGGGTTCCCAGACCCCAGCGGTGAAAGCCGCTGGGCTGACAAGCACAGTCCACAGGAAGCAGTGCGCTTCTCTAGAAGCCAAGGGCACCGATGTGGTCAAATTAGGCCCCAAAAGTGAAACTCACGTAGGGAGAATAGAGCTCCCCGGTCTCTGTGATTTCGCCTGCCATTTCCCAAAGTGAGGAAGGGTCCCTCGGCGGTCAACGTTTCTTCCTCGCTGGGGTGGCAGCTGCTGCGGCTCCCTGGAAAAAGAACAGACTTCAGCTTTCTCATGGACCTAGACAGCGGTTGGGGATGTCTGCAgggccaccccctccccatccttTAATCAGACGCTTAAGGCctcaggggcttcctgggtggctcagacagtaaagaatgtgcctacaatgcaagagacatgggttcaatccctgggctgggaagatcccctggagaagagaatggcaacccactccaggattgttgcctggaaaatcctatggacagaggagcctggcagggtacagtccgtggagtcgtaAAGAATCggcacaactgagccactgacacTTCATGGCCTCAACATCTGGCACCAGACAGCTGGGAGAGAAGTATCTCCCTGTATGATAATGACACCTGGGTGGTCTCTTTCTACCTTTCCCTGACTGTGCAGGGCATGTACTCATTGCTGCTCAGACTGCAAGTGATTTAAGGATCCTCGGATGCCACTAAGTCTCACCCAGCACAAGGGTCTCATCAACACACTCTGGTTATCCCCATTCAATGCCAGCAACAGCGAGCTCACGATCGCAACAGGGCAGCCAAATAACTGCCTCCTCCGCCTGGGGCTTGCAAGGGGCTGGGGGCTTTCCGAGCTCACCCCCGCAACCCAACTCCTTGTCCCAGAGCCCCGTAGAGGGCCTCCGCTCCACGTCCCCCAACCTGCCCTGGGGCTCTCGCTCCTCTCCGATCCTCTTCCCCattttcctcccctctcctgaAGGAGccccgagtcggacacgaccccagcccaccccagcctCTCGCCCCGACACCTGCAGCGAAGCCAGCTCTGGGCCGCCGCGGCCGCCTCCTGCGATCCCCGGGGCTGCGACCGGCGCCAGCTGTCCCGCACCAGCTCCCGCAGCGCGCATGCGCCCGCGCCGGGAGCCCACCTTTTCCGCGCGCGCCGCGGGCGGGGCGCACGGCGCGGATTGGGCGCCTCGCGGGGGCGGGGCTGCGCGCACGCCTCCGCGGCCACCGTCTGCGGGGCGGAAGTAGGCGGGGCTTACGGGGCTGCGCGCGCCTCGGTGGCCGTCGTCTACAAAGCGGAAGTGAGCGGGGCGCACGGCGAGGATTGGGCTcctggcgggggcggggctgcGCGCTCCTCGGCGGCCGCCTTCTGCGGGGCGGAAATGGGCGGGGCGCGCGCCTACGCGCGTGAGCGAGGGCGGCCGTCGGCCAGGGGGAGGAAGCTGGGGCCGGGTGCGAGAGGTGGGCACCTCTCCCGGCCGAAGCGCGGCTGTGGATTTAGCCGTCCCGGGGACCCCAGTGGCCGTGGGGTTCGAGAAGCGTAGCCTGTGGCCCCTCACGAAGGGCAGGCGATCGAGGCCTTCAGCCCGCCTCCCTCGAAAGTGGCCCGGGATGGGGCCCGGATGGCTCGCTAGAGCCCCGGGGTCGTTCGCTGGGAAAAGGGGTTGGAAACAGGTTTAAGACGCGGCAGAAAATTAACCGTATGGGGCGGCGTCTTAGGACTGGGACAAGTGATGGGAGTTTCGGTGATAAATCTTGGTGCTTGGGTGTGAGGCCTTCTGGGTGATGGGATGGAAGGGACAGCCCATGCTTGAAGGTTCCTTGAGACGCGAGTCCAggattgtttaattattttttaccaGCCCGGTTCCTCTCCTTGCAAGGAGTTTAAAGGCCGTGTTCTCTGAAGGgtctggaaaggaagaagggtGGCTGCTCTCTCTTCTGACATCTTATCCCCAGGAGGCGTTTAGCGAATTGAGAGCCCAGGCTCCCACACTAAGTGGGAGGAAACTCAGGTGCTGAAATCTTTGCCCTCCCCGCTGGCTGCAGGCTGCTACCATGAGGCTGAATCAGAACACCTTGCTGCTGGGGAAGAAGGTGGTGCTGGTCCCCTACACCTCAGAGCATGTGCCCAGGTAACCACTTACCGGACATGGGCTGCAAGCCAGCTCTCCAAGGTGCGGCGAGGAGGGTCAGCCTGTCTTAGCCCAAATCTCAGAGGCTGTTTTTCTCTGAGGAGGAGAAACATTGGTGCGAGAAGTCATTGCAgataggaaaaagtgaaaactgaagcaGAGTGCAGTGACCTCCCTGGAGGAAGTCACCGGTCCCCCTATTTCTCCCTTTCACCCCACCCCTCAGCTAGCTTCCTTTTGACCTTTCAACAGGGAATTCCTTTCTGTAAACTACATGTGCGTAAGGAAGAAAAGGTAGTGTCTTCTCTCCTGGTTGTAAAAGAGTACCACACCCCTGGTGCCTGTAAATAGGCTCAGTTCTTGGAGACTGAATGCTAACCTATTGTAAAACTGAGCCGCCGGGCTGTTGTGAGATCTGTTGTTCGGGACAGCCAGGAATGAGTCTCAGGGTGGGGCTCTTGTGGAGGCAGTTGGCGAATGTCTGGAAGAGGGGGCTGCTGGTGCTGTGGGCATGTATTCCCTGCTTGTAGTTTTCCTTTGGTGGGGTTTCTGGTGCTCCGCCTTTGTGATAATCTGTCCAGCCTTCTTTGCTGAGTTTGGCTTGCCATTACATCTCCTCAGGAATTTGAGGAATGTTTAGCTTCCGACTGCTTCCCCGCACTGACCCCTGAGACAGGAGAGGAGGCTGGACAGATAGGACTGGCTCCTGCTGTCTCTGGCTACTGGGCCTGCGGCCTTCTGCCATAGGAGCCATTATAACCCTTTCTTGGGTCTTATCTGGCCCTCTGTTAGCCCTAGGGGTTTGCCTCTCAAGCATCCGTTTCTTCATCTCATAAAACATCAAGACTTAGGCTTCTGAATGGGTCCTGCTTGCTGAAGGCTGCCCCTCTGCCCCTGTAGGTACCACGAGTGGATGAAATCAGAGGAGCTGCAGCGTTTGACGGCCTCGGAGCCGCTGACCCTGGAGCAGGAGTACGCAATGCAGCGCAGCTGGCGGGAAGATGCAGACAGTGAGCAGCGGAggaggcctgggctgggctggttGTGGGAGGGCTGATTCCAGAGGCCGTCCTGGGTTCCCTCCCTTTCCCATTCCCCTCTGGGCCCCCAGAAAGGTTGCCAAAAAAAGCACTTTGTGGAAAGCTGGGGAGGTGCCTGAAACCCTGAGACTGTGACACTCCCTGAAGCCAGACCCTGAGGGTGGGGGCTGATGCTTCTGCTCTCTTCCCCACTCACTGCACCGGGCCTGGAGGGATTTAGAGAAAGGAAAGCTTGTGGGGCTCTGGCTGTAAATCAGGCCGCACCCCCTTGCACCCCTTGCTGCAAGCCCAGTGCGGTCTTTGTGTCGCATACACCTCTGAGAATGCAGTCGCTGTTTGCAGAAGGCCACCGTTTCCTGCAGGAGGCCACTTTCATGCTTTGTAATCAGCGAGAAGAAGCGCCAGCTCCCCTTTTCTGCCAGACTCAGAGACAGGGCTGGTTCTCTGGCTCAGGTAGGAAGACTGGCCTCTGCCCTCCTATGGGGAGAAGGTGACGACCCCGTCCCCCCTCCTCAGAGTGTACCTTCATTGTGCTGGATGCAGAGAAGTGGCTGGCCCAGTCGGGCACCAGCGAAGAGAGCTGCATGGCGGGAGATGTGAACCTCTTCCTCACGGATCTCGGGGACCCCTCCTTGGGGGAGATTGAGGTCATGATTGCAGGTTCGTTCCACCTGGCcctgccttccttcccctctGGTCCTCAGATCCGCTGAACCTAAAGCTGCCGAAAGAGCTCAGTGCAAGGCCCTGGCCTTGGTGAGCCCAGCACCTGGCCTGGCAGACCACCACTTGGCACCCTGTTAGCCACGCGGCTCACCCTCGGTGGTTCCTTTTATTCCCGTCTCACGTGTGGGTGTGAACTTAATCTTTGGTTTTAGGATCTGCAGGCTGCAGTCTGCCCCATCTTTGGGGTGGACTGGGGACCCCCCAAAATTAGTGCTCTTCCCTGGAGCATCTTCCTGTGCTGTGTGAGGAGCCCCCCGTTTCTGTGTCCATCGTGGTCCTCAGCATCTTTTTAAAGGGCTGTGCGCACGTGCTCGTGCAGGCAGCACACTGAGCTGAAGGGGTCAGTTTTGGGGTCAGGTTGCTGAGTGTTGTTAATCTGTGAGACCTTGGGCGAGTCgtttaacttctctgggcctctgtctcttcatctgcaGAATGGTACCTGTATTTGCAAGCTTCCTAGGGTGGTGAGCTAGGCATGCAAGGTCAGTGACTCTTGTCATTCCTCCTAGAGCCCAGCTGCAGGGGCCAGGGCCTGGGCACGGAGGCCGTCCTCATGATGATGCTTTATGGTGAGGACGCCGGGCAGGCGGtcccaggggaaggagaggggtgggggtgaaCCTTCAggcccaggggtgggggcaggtggggtggAGAGTCCttggaggaggg
Proteins encoded in this window:
- the NAT9 gene encoding N-acetyltransferase 9 isoform X2 codes for the protein MRLNQNTLLLGKKVVLVPYTSEHVPRYHEWMKSEELQRLTASEPLTLEQEYAMQRSWREDADKCTFIVLDAEKWLAQSGTSEESCMAGDVNLFLTDLGDPSLGEIEVMIAEPSCRGQGLGTEAVLMMMLYGVTRLGLTKFEAKIGQGNEPSIRMFRKLHFEQVAVSSVFQEVTLRLMMSELERQWLLEQTSHVQEKPYRDGASEAC
- the NAT9 gene encoding N-acetyltransferase 9 isoform X3 → MQTEATFMLCNQREEAPAPLFCQTQRQGWFSGSEKWLAQSGTSEESCMAGDVNLFLTDLGDPSLGEIEVMIAEPSCRGQGLGTEAVLMMMLYGVTRLGLTKFEAKIGQGNEPSIRMFRKLHFEQVAVSSVFQEVTLRLMMSELERQWLLEQTSHVQEKPYRDGASEAC
- the NAT9 gene encoding N-acetyltransferase 9 isoform X1; translated protein: MRLNQNTLLLGKKVVLVPYTSEHVPRYHEWMKSEELQRLTASEPLTLEQEYAMQRSWREDADKGHRFLQEATFMLCNQREEAPAPLFCQTQRQGWFSGSEKWLAQSGTSEESCMAGDVNLFLTDLGDPSLGEIEVMIAEPSCRGQGLGTEAVLMMMLYGVTRLGLTKFEAKIGQGNEPSIRMFRKLHFEQVAVSSVFQEVTLRLMMSELERQWLLEQTSHVQEKPYRDGASEAC